From Sediminispirochaeta bajacaliforniensis DSM 16054:
CCAAATGCAGAATAGTAGCCTGTTGGCTGAGAAAGGGACGCGGATAGAGTATTATCTACTGTCTGTACATTATCTATAAAAAAATGAGAAATACTATTTCCATCAATACTCTTCTTTATGTATTCAGATGAATCTAATTTGTTGTATTCATTCCTTAAATCTCGATCCCCTCTACTTCCTAAGAAACTTTCAGCCAAACGCGTATGCACAATATCCACCACAAACTTATCATACTCTCCATTCGTCATACTCTGATCAAATCCAATCGAATAGCCAGCCCAATTGTCTGTAATCTTGAAATCAGCAATACTGTCCCCATGCCATCCATTACTCGCATCCCATGTCTGACCTGCTCCCTCTTTTAACAGCAGTTCTCCCATGAGTTTCTGCTGCTTATCAACTGGCAAATCACCAAAAGAAAATTGTCCGTTTACAGAGAGTCTTGCAACCCATGTCCGAACTCATTCCCAGCACATCCTGGAGGGTCTGCTCATTATAATTACTCATATCCGCCGGATTCACACCCAACAACTCCGATGCTCTATCCATTCCAATGTATTGGATCAAGGATTGGCTCACTGATCTCGTTTCCGTATCTACGAGTTTAACCCGTTTCCCATTTTCATATATATAGTTCCCTTCAGCATCAGCCAGATACAAATCAGCCTTATTGTCATTTAACAAACGTCCGTCTGTGGTCAACTTCCAATAATCCGCACTCGAGTCATACCCTCCGGCACGTCCGGATATCCCGGCTTCTCCCCCTCCATACAATGCAGCAAGGTCTCCCATAATCTCTGTTCCGACAAAGGCTCCATACCCGTAGTCATGCCTCATTCGATCCGCCATCAGCGTGTGCCCTATCACTGCCGCTTCCGTCTCTTCTACCTGTTCCAGCTCACTTCCCACGACTCCGTCACGGTACGCTTCATGCTGCAACAACACTCCTGCCAGCAGCTGCTCTTCCTTGCTTCCTCCATTTCCTGCAAGATAGATATCTCGGCCACCCTTCCCATTCGCCACCGTCTGCGCCTTCTCCTCCTAAATGCAGCTCAAGCGCTCCTGTTCCCATCACCTTCGCTACATTCAGTGTGCTTTTTTCTGTCTCATCCGGGCGTCACCCTCGCTTCTCGCTCGGGTCGGGATTGCTCCGAAGTCCGCTTCGCTCCCGTCCTCGCACTCTGTGCTCGGACCGGCCTTCAGGCCGTTCTCCGCATCCCTGACGCTCGGCCTTCGGTTTGTTTCTTGGAAAAATAAGGCGTATTCAGGACAAGAAAAACAGACGTTCTATAGAATATCTCTACCACAGTTTCACGTTTGAAATACGAATCCCTTTGCAAGGAATACTACTCACTCATCATATACTATCTCAATGAGATGGCTACTTTCTCCAGCCATCTCAATATAACAATAAATCGTTTATTCGTATTTCATCGTTTACAACATTCTGCACCAAAGCTAATCTGACTACATATTAAGGATTCTTTGCAAATCGCTTTTTATTCTTCTGACAAGGTATACACTGTACCGTCTATATCAATAGTATTTTCATTCATCGTTCCTGTTAAGGAAATATCTCCGGCCTGAATGCTTATTTCATCTCCGGTAATTTGAAACGAACCAAACTCTAAGGTAAGCAGCATCGAAGCATCTTCCGTATATCTATCTACCGAATATGAAGCCATTCCTGAACTGGCACCCTCCACTATCGCAATACTCGCAACATCACGGTATTCTTCTGTTTCTGTTACATTCAGGAAAATGATAAAATTACTGTTACCATCACCACTGCTTGTAGTAGAACTCCCTCCGGGCTCGGTTACGCAAGAAAATACCAACGTCATCAGAAAAAAAATCACTAATCCTTTCACAATTCTTTTCATAAAATTCTCCTTTTTGTTTTCCTTTCATTCAACTGTAATCTTAACTATCTAATCTACAGCATTTTTCTATTGGGCCTCATAACGGCCTTTCGCTTCTTCAAGATACTCTAACGCCAAACCACTGTTTCGGGTATGCAATATATCAGGATTCACAAACAGACCAGAAATTGCCATATCGTCCCATTTTTCTCCATCATACACATCCTGTACCGTTAATCGAACGCTCTTAACTTCTTGGGGAAAATCTATCTGGGCAAAATGCACATAATCCTCAAACGTATACTCAAAATCATCAAACCCCTCTCCGCTTACCCTTACGGTTTTCATTCGCGCATTACGCTTATACAGATGCGGCCTTTCAAGATCCACAAAACCGTTTAAGACCACAACATTATCTACCGGTACATGGAAATCTATATCAATACTTACCCCTTCTCCGTTCCCCGCAGCTCCCTCTACCATCGGGCTGGAATCGTTCACAAAATACATCGCGACTCTTGCTCTACTTGGAAAACTGTAAAACCAACGATACTTCAGCATATCATCATCATAGACTACTTCCTCTCCTCTTACGGCTTCCTTCAGAAAAGGCACAGACAGGGATATCCTGCTGATTACCTGGGGTAAAATGAATGTTGTATCAAACAATTCCTCATCGATATCTTCAGGGGTATCCCGAAGAAGAAAAGTCCTTGCATCCTCAATTCTCTGTATTGTCTTTTGATAATAAGAATTATTTGTACGTGTTGTCGCAAAGTACCCGCCGCCCATAATCGCTACTTCACGGGTATCTCCATCCCAGTATCTCTGGTAAAGATTCTCATCTGTCTGTAAGGATGATAAGGCTATACGGGTCTCTTTCCTTCCTTCACATATGTAAAAATTCTCGCTGTCACAAACAAAATACGGATATAACCCGTCCTCTTCTTTCAATCCCTCTAAGTTCTGAATATTTAGTGAATCACTAGTAAAACTAAATAGCTCTGTCACTTCATCAAGACCCTGGATATACGAACTGGGGGGAAACATCCATATTTCCTTATCCTCTCCGTAAACATTCTGTAGAAACCAGAATGGAATAAAAGATAGGATTAAAATCAGCTTTTTCATACGTCACACCTCAAGGATTGTAGATCTGTAGATACCGATTATATTTCTGCTGGATAGTACCAAACAGTACGTAACCATACGGTAAACCTAATGTATCGGTAAGATAAGAAGTATAATTTGTGAAGTTTTCCTTACTTGTTACTCCGCATCCGGTATTCCCGTAATATCTTGCAGGATGCTGCAAATGCCTTCCATCAGGAGGTCCATATCCGGCATCTCCGTTTGCACCATCAATTACCACTTACTTCCAATCAACGGGAAGCATAAGTGCCGAGATAGCAGTGTCTTTCCATTTTGCTCCAGGATACACACTCATAATAATCAGCCTCATCGTTTTTACCGGTCTTGGAAAAACAATCGTCTTGAAATAGACGAAATCCTCAAATTGAATTTCTTGCTCCATCTCTTCTCCCTCTTCAGTTGTCCCTATAACGCTTGCTCTTTTTACCCTGCTATTGAGCCGGTATAAATGCGGTCTTGTCGGGTCGACAAATCCGTTCAGGACATAAAATTTCTCCTTGGGTACCTCGCTATCGATCTCTATCCATTCCCCTTCCCCATACCCAGCACTGTCCTCTACCCACGGATATGCAATCGGATTATAATACGTCTTATAATATGGCCGACCGAACAGCATAAAGTCAAAGATGTATTTCCCATCATAGTTAACCCGCTGCCCTCCCAACACTTCTGAGTAA
This genomic window contains:
- a CDS encoding NADase-type glycan-binding domain-containing protein encodes the protein MKKLILILSFIPFWFLQNVYGEDKEIWMFPPSSYIQGLDEVTELFSFTSDSLNIQNLEGLKEEDGLYPYFVCDSENFYICEGRKETRIALSSLQTDENLYQRYWDGDTREVAIMGGGYFATTRTNNSYYQKTIQRIEDARTFLLRDTPEDIDEELFDTTFILPQVISRISLSVPFLKEAVRGEEVVYDDDMLKYRWFYSFPSRARVAMYFVNDSSPMVEGAAGNGEGVSIDIDFHVPVDNVVVLNGFVDLERPHLYKRNARMKTVRVSGEGFDDFEYTFEDYVHFAQIDFPQEVKSVRLTVQDVYDGEKWDDMAISGLFVNPDILHTRNSGLALEYLEEAKGRYEAQ